The following are from one region of the Deinococcus betulae genome:
- a CDS encoding alpha-amylase family glycosyl hydrolase yields MKRFQTFGHAGALIALTLSLSACHPFRSPEAAPRSWQDEVIYFAMTDRFASGSAANDNGANRDAGDRADKTNPLGWHGGDFAGLKAKIEEGYFKRMGFTAIWVTPVVVQVPAIPVGSGPNQGKAFAGYHGYWAEDFKKIDPHYGTLAEYQALIDAAHKNGLKVIQDIVVNHAGYGAALTKTNPEWFHTDNPDGNPNTDDGDCQQSSNKTTDCPLAGLPDFKQELPAVTAYLNDFVRYWRDTTQIDGLRIDTMKHVPDSYWQQFFAAGGAGDPARLWSVGEVFDGNPAYLAGFMDKLGSPSVFDFALYFAMKDHLTSAGGNLDRVADVFAQDGAYRDPTRLTTFVDNHDVRRFVSEVAERGGSAAQAAERLDMALSTIYFSRGTPSVWQGTEYAQTGKGDPYDYPLGQGNREDMDFSRLAGSTLDERLGTLAAARAQYRALTRGAQQELWRPNGGAPMLAYRRVVTGVNGAAGQPVVFVVNGGDTALDLSTLSGGGIPLLGTFSGTALTEVTGKANTLTVSSGKLVGTVPPRSVLAVTAPAGAGAAGTVNPSLPEVAALSVQAGDSAAQLSWTPSSDAKVSGYRLYVRQGGAERLVNFAPLGRDQGTYLLRGLSNDVAATFRVVTVDASGAESKGSSVTGTPSSGNTVKVTFTVDARSQGNGPIELRRFDTGQQVELPMTQTSRGLWKTEVTLPLFREIKFKFGNDGPGAKNSGYEGPGQGDRAYVVGVSGAYTGTYDFIDKPVPTATIEGQVTGAGQPLSGALVEATTADPNLNYALTFADGTYTLFAPAGAQTLKASAGGYLDATRAATAPQTGADLTLSRDTRTKYSIDGNLADWTAPKVTVQSPAEGVFGANNNWLSLRADSDSQYLYLAYTYRVAGNSAILYLDTGAGGAAQADNFDAWKRAATFSGGVNGVDAFVARYENQTAQLRRVQSASATPEVNAADYFQAASGTLPEQTVELAIPWTALGLSAPPAGGVKVMGGIFGGDGYGAGDIIPDAGSTPGGANTIGSDGEQRRATFTAPITVP; encoded by the coding sequence ATGAAACGCTTCCAGACCTTCGGGCATGCCGGTGCCCTGATTGCCCTGACCCTGTCGCTGTCGGCCTGCCACCCCTTTCGCTCGCCGGAAGCGGCGCCCCGCAGCTGGCAAGACGAGGTGATCTACTTCGCCATGACCGACCGCTTTGCCAGCGGCAGCGCGGCCAACGACAACGGCGCCAACCGGGACGCAGGTGACCGGGCCGATAAAACCAACCCTCTGGGCTGGCACGGCGGCGACTTTGCCGGCCTGAAGGCCAAGATTGAAGAGGGGTACTTTAAGCGCATGGGCTTTACGGCCATCTGGGTGACCCCGGTGGTGGTGCAGGTGCCGGCCATTCCCGTGGGCAGCGGCCCCAACCAGGGCAAGGCGTTTGCCGGCTACCACGGCTACTGGGCCGAGGACTTTAAAAAGATTGACCCCCACTACGGCACCCTGGCCGAGTACCAGGCCCTGATTGACGCGGCGCACAAAAATGGCCTGAAAGTCATTCAGGACATCGTGGTCAACCACGCTGGCTACGGCGCAGCCCTGACCAAGACCAACCCCGAGTGGTTCCATACCGACAACCCAGACGGCAACCCGAACACCGACGACGGCGACTGCCAGCAGTCAAGCAACAAAACCACCGACTGTCCTCTGGCCGGCCTGCCAGACTTCAAGCAGGAATTGCCCGCCGTGACCGCGTACCTGAATGACTTTGTGCGCTACTGGCGGGACACCACCCAGATTGACGGCTTACGCATTGACACCATGAAGCATGTGCCCGATAGCTACTGGCAGCAGTTTTTCGCAGCGGGCGGTGCGGGTGACCCGGCCAGACTCTGGTCGGTGGGCGAGGTGTTTGACGGCAACCCGGCGTACCTGGCGGGCTTTATGGACAAGCTGGGGTCGCCCAGCGTGTTTGACTTCGCGCTGTACTTCGCCATGAAAGACCACCTGACGAGTGCCGGCGGCAATCTGGACCGCGTGGCCGACGTGTTCGCGCAGGACGGCGCCTACCGCGACCCCACCCGCCTGACCACCTTCGTGGACAACCACGACGTGCGCCGCTTTGTCAGCGAGGTCGCCGAACGGGGCGGCAGTGCGGCGCAGGCGGCTGAGCGGCTGGACATGGCGCTGTCCACCATTTATTTCTCGCGCGGGACGCCCAGCGTCTGGCAGGGCACCGAGTACGCCCAGACCGGCAAGGGCGACCCCTACGATTACCCCCTGGGCCAGGGCAACCGCGAGGACATGGACTTCAGCCGACTGGCGGGCAGCACCCTGGATGAGCGCCTGGGCACCCTGGCTGCCGCACGCGCCCAGTACCGCGCCCTGACGCGCGGGGCCCAGCAGGAACTCTGGCGTCCTAATGGCGGGGCTCCCATGCTGGCCTACCGCCGGGTGGTCACGGGCGTGAACGGCGCCGCCGGGCAGCCGGTGGTGTTTGTGGTCAACGGCGGCGACACGGCCCTGGACCTGTCCACCCTCAGCGGCGGCGGGATTCCGCTGCTGGGCACTTTCTCGGGCACGGCGCTGACCGAGGTCACCGGCAAGGCGAACACCCTGACCGTCAGCAGCGGCAAACTGGTGGGCACCGTGCCGCCGCGCAGTGTGCTGGCCGTCACGGCCCCCGCCGGCGCGGGAGCGGCGGGCACCGTCAACCCCAGCTTGCCCGAGGTGGCGGCCCTGAGCGTCCAGGCGGGCGACAGCGCTGCCCAGCTGTCATGGACCCCCAGCAGCGACGCGAAGGTCAGCGGCTACCGCCTCTATGTCCGGCAGGGCGGCGCCGAGCGCCTGGTGAATTTTGCGCCGCTGGGCCGTGACCAGGGGACTTATCTGCTGAGGGGCCTGAGCAACGACGTGGCCGCCACCTTCCGCGTGGTGACGGTGGACGCCAGTGGCGCCGAAAGTAAGGGCAGCAGCGTGACAGGCACGCCCAGCAGCGGCAACACCGTCAAGGTCACCTTCACCGTGGACGCCCGCAGCCAGGGCAACGGCCCTATTGAGCTGCGCCGCTTCGACACAGGCCAGCAGGTCGAATTGCCCATGACCCAGACCTCGCGCGGTCTCTGGAAGACCGAGGTCACGCTGCCCCTCTTCCGCGAGATCAAGTTCAAGTTTGGCAACGACGGCCCTGGAGCCAAAAACAGCGGCTACGAAGGCCCCGGCCAGGGCGACCGCGCGTATGTGGTGGGCGTCAGCGGCGCCTACACCGGCACCTACGACTTCATTGACAAGCCTGTCCCGACGGCGACCATTGAGGGCCAGGTGACCGGCGCAGGGCAACCCCTGAGCGGCGCCCTGGTCGAGGCCACCACGGCTGACCCGAACCTCAACTACGCCCTGACGTTTGCCGACGGCACCTACACGCTGTTCGCCCCAGCCGGCGCCCAGACCCTGAAGGCCAGCGCCGGCGGCTATCTGGACGCCACCCGCGCGGCCACGGCCCCGCAAACCGGCGCCGACCTGACCCTGAGCCGCGACACCCGCACCAAGTACAGCATTGACGGCAACTTGGCCGATTGGACGGCGCCCAAAGTGACCGTGCAGAGCCCGGCGGAGGGGGTCTTCGGGGCCAACAACAACTGGCTGAGTCTGCGCGCCGACAGCGACAGCCAGTACCTTTACCTCGCCTACACCTACCGCGTGGCAGGTAACAGCGCCATTCTGTATCTGGACACAGGCGCAGGCGGCGCGGCCCAGGCCGACAATTTTGACGCCTGGAAGCGTGCCGCCACCTTCAGCGGCGGCGTGAATGGCGTGGACGCCTTTGTGGCCCGATACGAGAACCAGACCGCACAACTGCGGCGCGTGCAGAGCGCCTCGGCCACGCCGGAAGTGAACGCCGCTGACTACTTCCAGGCCGCCAGCGGCACCTTGCCCGAGCAAACCGTGGAGTTGGCCATTCCCTGGACGGCCCTGGGCCTGAGTGCGCCGCCCGCAGGCGGCGTGAAGGTCATGGGCGGCATCTTTGGCGGTGACGGCTACGGCGCCGGCGACATCATCCCCGACGCCGGCAGCACACCGGGGGGCGCCAACACCATTGGCAGCGACGGCGAGCAGCGGCGCGCGACCTTCACGGCGCCGATCACGGTGCCCTGA
- a CDS encoding DUF427 domain-containing protein gives MKATWNGAVIAQSNDTVVVEGNHYFPADSVKAEYLRPSTTHTTCPWKGEASYHTLSVDGQDNRDAAWFYPEPKDAARQIQGRVAFWKGVQVSED, from the coding sequence ATGAAAGCCACCTGGAACGGCGCCGTCATTGCCCAGTCGAACGATACGGTGGTCGTGGAAGGCAACCATTACTTCCCGGCTGACAGTGTGAAGGCCGAATATCTGCGGCCCAGCACCACCCACACCACCTGCCCCTGGAAGGGCGAGGCGAGTTATCACACCCTGTCTGTAGACGGTCAGGACAACAGGGACGCGGCGTGGTTCTACCCTGAACCCAAAGACGCCGCCCGCCAGATTCAGGGCCGCGTGGCTTTCTGGAAGGGCGTGCAGGTGTCTGAGGATTGA
- a CDS encoding serine hydrolase, which produces MRPLSVLAAALTLTATAQAQTPAAVAQAVTRLLSGQAQEADFAPSFLAQVPFQALTLNLDALRTQYGAFVRVEEQGGTLRAVFERGALLLPSVSLDDQGRFVTLLFAPVPPSTAEAAGREAALRALFEVPLRTDLLTPEFLAAVPAAELSALLDSIRAESGTLQTVTIEGQGALLTFSDGTVRVTSLTLDPQGRIAGLLLAPPREAVSFASLEEARAAFAALPGQVSLLVQEVGGSGLAKPVLAELNAGRPLAVASAFKLAVLGELQAQVQAGTRAWTDEITLQDADRVPSSAALEGAPAGSRFTLRDLAARMMAVSDNTATDLLLRAVGRAGVEARLGQAALPSTREAFALKNPANADLLRAYRAATLNPTARRAVLAQAATASLAGLEGWGNRPLALDVEWFVSARRLCTLMAGVSALPETQLNPGVASAADFRAVSYKGGSEPGVLNLTTQVTTQAGRTLCVTATWNAPQALNEERFTDLYGALLNMLR; this is translated from the coding sequence ATGCGACCTCTTTCCGTCCTCGCCGCTGCCCTGACCCTTACGGCCACTGCCCAGGCCCAGACCCCCGCTGCTGTCGCTCAGGCGGTCACGCGCCTGCTCAGCGGCCAGGCCCAGGAGGCCGACTTTGCGCCGTCCTTTCTGGCGCAGGTGCCGTTTCAGGCGCTGACTCTGAACCTGGACGCCCTGCGCACCCAGTACGGCGCGTTTGTGAGGGTTGAGGAACAGGGCGGGACGCTGCGGGCGGTGTTTGAACGCGGCGCGCTCCTTCTTCCCTCGGTGTCACTGGATGACCAGGGCCGATTTGTCACGCTGCTGTTTGCCCCGGTGCCGCCCAGCACTGCCGAGGCCGCCGGGCGCGAGGCGGCGCTGCGCGCCCTCTTTGAGGTGCCGCTGAGAACCGACCTCCTGACCCCGGAGTTTCTGGCGGCTGTGCCCGCCGCAGAGCTGAGCGCGCTGCTGGACAGCATCCGGGCAGAGTCCGGCACGCTGCAAACGGTCACCATCGAAGGCCAGGGGGCCCTCCTGACCTTCTCGGACGGCACGGTGCGGGTCACGAGCCTGACGCTCGACCCTCAGGGCCGCATTGCCGGGCTGCTGCTGGCCCCGCCGCGCGAGGCCGTCAGCTTCGCCTCGCTGGAGGAGGCCCGCGCCGCCTTCGCCGCCCTGCCCGGCCAGGTCAGCCTGCTGGTGCAGGAGGTGGGCGGCTCTGGGCTGGCCAAACCCGTGCTGGCTGAACTCAATGCAGGGCGCCCGCTGGCGGTGGCCTCGGCGTTCAAGCTGGCGGTGCTGGGTGAGCTGCAGGCCCAGGTGCAGGCGGGCACGCGGGCCTGGACCGACGAGATCACGCTGCAGGATGCCGACCGGGTGCCGTCGAGTGCGGCGCTGGAGGGCGCCCCTGCTGGCAGCCGCTTCACGCTGCGCGACCTGGCCGCGCGCATGATGGCGGTCAGCGACAACACCGCCACCGACCTGCTGCTGCGCGCCGTGGGCCGGGCGGGCGTGGAAGCGCGGCTGGGCCAGGCCGCCCTGCCCAGCACCCGCGAGGCCTTTGCCCTGAAAAACCCGGCCAATGCAGACTTGCTGCGCGCCTACCGCGCCGCCACCCTCAACCCGACGGCCCGGCGCGCGGTGCTGGCCCAAGCGGCCACGGCGTCGCTGGCTGGCCTGGAGGGCTGGGGCAACCGCCCCCTGGCCCTGGACGTGGAATGGTTCGTCAGTGCCCGGCGGCTGTGCACCCTGATGGCCGGTGTCTCGGCCCTCCCCGAAACGCAGCTGAATCCGGGGGTGGCCAGCGCCGCCGACTTTCGGGCGGTCAGCTACAAGGGTGGCAGCGAGCCCGGCGTCCTGAACCTGACCACGCAGGTCACCACCCAGGCGGGCCGGACCCTGTGTGTCACCGCCACCTGGAACGCCCCACAGGCCCTGAATGAGGAGCGCTTTACCGACCTCTACGGAGCACTGCTGAACATGCTGCGGTAA
- the gatC gene encoding Asp-tRNA(Asn)/Glu-tRNA(Gln) amidotransferase subunit GatC has translation MIDAAQLDHLAQLARLHLTPEERAAMHSDLNRMLGYFEQLGELDTSGVEEMQRPVNLVNVLRDDVPGEVLPQSVVTALAPDSLPDGHIRVPRTVEAG, from the coding sequence ATGATTGACGCGGCCCAACTCGACCACCTCGCGCAGCTGGCCCGGCTGCACCTGACCCCAGAAGAACGCGCGGCGATGCACAGTGACCTGAACCGCATGCTGGGCTACTTCGAGCAACTGGGTGAACTGGACACGAGTGGGGTTGAAGAAATGCAGCGCCCCGTCAACCTGGTGAATGTGCTGCGGGACGACGTGCCCGGCGAGGTTTTGCCGCAATCGGTCGTGACGGCTCTGGCGCCCGACAGCCTGCCCGACGGACATATCCGCGTGCCCCGTACAGTCGAGGCCGGCTGA
- the serS gene encoding serine--tRNA ligase: MLDLKFIRENAGAVKHAVQVKGVALDIDEVLRLDRELVELKQRIEAMQAERNANAKLVPKATSDERPALIQKGKELAEELRGLEPALRAHEDNLKQLLLRVPNIPHPSVPVGKDDSENVELRREGTLPTFDFAPLDHVDLLTRQGWSDPERVARVSGSRSYLLKGDAVMLEMAVLMFAMDFLAGRGFTPLSTTALARPDAFVGSGHFPGGEDQVYKIEGDELMLAGTAEVPVNSLYAGEQLTLDQLPMTYAAISAAFRSEAGSAGRDVRGLIRVHEFRKVEQYVLCEASEEVGLRWFQTILGNAEALLTALELPYRVVQNCTGDMGAGKVLMYDIETWVPSEGLYRETHSCSYLGDWQARRTGLRYRDEAGKLVYAHTLNNTGIAAPRILVPLLENHQQADGTIRVPAALRPYLGGKATLGQPVR; the protein is encoded by the coding sequence ATGCTCGACCTCAAATTTATTCGGGAGAATGCCGGCGCCGTCAAGCATGCTGTTCAGGTCAAGGGCGTGGCCCTGGACATTGACGAGGTGCTGCGGCTGGACCGCGAACTCGTGGAACTCAAGCAGCGCATAGAGGCCATGCAGGCCGAGCGCAACGCCAACGCCAAGCTGGTGCCCAAAGCCACCTCCGATGAGCGCCCCGCCCTGATTCAGAAGGGCAAGGAACTGGCCGAGGAACTCAGGGGCCTGGAACCCGCCCTGCGCGCCCATGAGGACAACCTCAAACAGCTGCTGCTGCGCGTGCCCAACATTCCGCACCCCAGCGTACCGGTGGGCAAGGATGACAGCGAGAACGTGGAACTGCGCCGTGAGGGCACCTTGCCCACCTTCGACTTTGCGCCGCTGGACCACGTGGACCTGCTGACCCGCCAGGGCTGGAGCGACCCTGAGCGCGTGGCCCGCGTGTCGGGCAGCCGCAGCTACCTGCTGAAAGGTGACGCGGTCATGCTGGAAATGGCCGTGCTGATGTTCGCCATGGACTTCCTGGCGGGGCGCGGCTTTACGCCGCTGTCGACTACTGCACTGGCCCGCCCAGACGCTTTTGTGGGCAGCGGGCACTTTCCAGGCGGTGAGGATCAGGTCTACAAGATTGAGGGCGACGAGCTGATGCTGGCCGGCACCGCCGAAGTGCCCGTCAACAGCCTGTATGCCGGCGAGCAGCTGACCCTTGACCAGCTGCCTATGACTTACGCGGCCATCAGCGCGGCGTTTCGCAGCGAGGCCGGGTCGGCGGGGCGTGACGTGCGCGGCCTGATTCGCGTACACGAGTTCCGTAAAGTCGAGCAATACGTGCTGTGTGAGGCCAGCGAGGAAGTGGGCCTGCGCTGGTTCCAGACCATTCTGGGCAACGCCGAGGCGCTGCTCACGGCGCTGGAGCTGCCCTACCGTGTGGTGCAGAACTGCACGGGCGACATGGGCGCGGGCAAGGTGCTGATGTACGACATCGAAACCTGGGTGCCCAGCGAGGGGCTGTACCGCGAAACGCACTCCTGCTCGTACCTGGGCGACTGGCAAGCGCGGCGCACGGGGCTGCGTTACCGCGACGAGGCCGGCAAGCTGGTGTACGCGCACACCCTCAACAACACCGGCATCGCCGCGCCACGCATTCTGGTGCCGCTGCTCGAAAACCACCAGCAGGCCGATGGGACCATTCGGGTGCCCGCCGCCCTGCGTCCTTATCTGGGCGGCAAGGCGACCCTGGGCCAGCCGGTGCGGTAA
- a CDS encoding endonuclease, with protein MDTPSQVVQETQARFALRQSQRRARLEGLTFGEVADSPERLAARLTRLHVPLPDAQALARGEEAPADVAPRLPPEARGNLERLLGANDLVGVAYLEQARAAANAVARIVLRGAQGRTVGYGTGWLCSPQVIVTNHHVLGAAEDARTAQAEFWYELRLDGTLRERVTLPLAPETLFITNEALDYTLVAVAGDTAGFGWLPLLDAPDKHVIGEALSIIQHPSGEPKQVALRENRLVDRLPDFLHYETDTAPGSSGSPVFNDAWEVVALHHSGVPRTDAQGRVLRRDGRPAAPGDPDTVIDWIANEGVRVSRILQDLRGRPEAQTPLIRDLLNAPRPAPPTERAVPAASTLNLGTVTPTPDGTVTLPVTLKLRVAPAAAPVPDEAQPYLDPADAAQAAAYYGDLPDSSLPAERFSALSALLTRTHTRPRRYNPARELYPWVDLWPDGQIRSLYSGRVHSPAELIAADQAAEDRRTRLAAQEGLHPDTLEAAFPYNCEHVVPQSWFGAREPMRGDLHHLFACEPDCNSFRGNTPYFDFPDFGEALRSECGRREPGEFEPAAGKGAAARATLYFLLRYPGVVRQYAPRHLAILLAWHAAQPPGDWERHRNAAIFAAQGNRNPLIDHPEWAAELDFTAGLGG; from the coding sequence ATGGATACCCCCAGTCAGGTCGTGCAGGAAACGCAGGCCCGCTTTGCTCTGCGCCAGTCGCAGCGCCGCGCCCGGCTGGAGGGGCTGACCTTTGGTGAGGTGGCCGACAGCCCCGAGCGTCTGGCCGCCCGCCTGACCCGGCTGCATGTGCCCTTGCCCGACGCCCAGGCGCTGGCGCGCGGCGAGGAAGCCCCCGCCGACGTGGCCCCGCGCCTGCCCCCAGAGGCACGCGGCAACCTGGAGCGGTTGCTGGGCGCCAACGACCTCGTGGGCGTGGCGTATCTGGAACAGGCGCGGGCGGCCGCCAATGCCGTGGCGCGCATCGTGCTGCGGGGTGCGCAGGGGCGCACGGTGGGCTACGGCACCGGCTGGCTGTGCAGCCCGCAGGTGATCGTGACCAACCACCACGTGCTGGGCGCGGCCGAGGACGCTCGCACCGCGCAGGCGGAGTTCTGGTACGAGTTGCGCTTGGACGGCACCCTGCGGGAGCGCGTGACCCTGCCACTGGCACCGGAGACCCTGTTCATCACGAATGAGGCGCTGGATTACACGCTGGTGGCTGTTGCCGGGGACACGGCGGGTTTCGGCTGGCTGCCGCTGCTGGACGCCCCCGACAAGCATGTGATTGGCGAAGCCCTGAGCATCATTCAGCACCCCAGCGGCGAACCCAAGCAGGTGGCGCTGCGGGAAAACCGGCTGGTGGACCGGCTGCCGGACTTCCTCCACTACGAGACCGACACGGCGCCCGGCAGCAGCGGCAGTCCCGTGTTCAACGACGCCTGGGAGGTCGTGGCGCTGCATCACAGCGGCGTGCCGCGCACCGACGCGCAGGGCCGGGTGCTGCGCCGGGATGGCCGCCCCGCCGCGCCCGGCGACCCCGATACTGTCATTGACTGGATTGCCAACGAGGGCGTGCGGGTCAGCCGGATTCTGCAGGACCTGCGCGGCCGCCCCGAGGCCCAGACGCCGCTGATCCGTGACCTGCTGAACGCCCCGCGTCCTGCGCCGCCCACAGAACGCGCCGTGCCAGCCGCCAGCACCCTGAATCTAGGCACCGTGACCCCCACTCCCGACGGCACGGTGACGCTGCCCGTCACGCTGAAGCTGCGGGTGGCCCCTGCAGCTGCCCCAGTCCCCGACGAGGCCCAGCCCTACCTGGACCCCGCCGACGCCGCCCAGGCCGCCGCCTATTACGGCGATCTGCCGGACAGCAGCCTCCCAGCCGAGCGCTTTTCGGCCCTGAGCGCCCTGCTGACCCGCACCCACACCCGGCCCAGGCGGTATAACCCGGCGCGCGAGCTGTACCCCTGGGTGGACCTGTGGCCGGACGGGCAGATTCGCAGCCTGTACTCGGGCCGTGTTCACAGTCCCGCCGAACTGATCGCCGCCGACCAGGCTGCCGAGGACCGCCGCACCCGCCTGGCCGCGCAGGAGGGGCTCCACCCCGACACCCTGGAAGCAGCTTTTCCCTACAACTGCGAGCATGTGGTGCCGCAAAGCTGGTTTGGGGCGCGCGAGCCCATGCGCGGTGACCTGCATCACCTGTTTGCCTGCGAGCCAGACTGCAACTCGTTCCGGGGCAACACGCCGTACTTTGACTTTCCCGACTTCGGCGAGGCGCTGCGCAGCGAGTGTGGCCGGCGTGAACCGGGCGAATTCGAGCCGGCGGCGGGCAAAGGTGCGGCGGCGCGGGCCACGCTGTATTTCCTGCTGCGGTATCCCGGCGTGGTGCGCCAGTATGCGCCCCGGCACCTGGCGATCCTGCTGGCCTGGCACGCGGCGCAGCCTCCGGGCGACTGGGAACGCCACCGGAACGCCGCGATTTTTGCCGCGCAGGGCAACCGCAACCCGCTGATTGACCACCCGGAGTGGGCCGCTGAGCTGGACTTTACAGCGGGCCTGGGGGGCTGA
- a CDS encoding DinB family protein, producing MSTSPFDRAVLAAFGDTPEATRERLNREFDRLEAHLQGRQADWTQVQPGRDWTPAQETEHVLLINSGIARGIGLLLSDREVRPGPQTPGELTPDGRRVAPPHTRPSEAGVAWAEWPDRWAQGRAALDTVTADLRATPGRTLWHPFFGELDALDWVRMVTAHLYQHRRALERSAGA from the coding sequence ATGTCCACCTCTCCCTTTGACCGCGCGGTGCTGGCGGCGTTTGGCGACACGCCCGAGGCTACCCGCGAGCGTCTGAACCGCGAATTTGACCGCCTGGAAGCCCACCTGCAGGGCCGGCAGGCCGACTGGACGCAGGTGCAGCCGGGCCGCGACTGGACCCCGGCCCAGGAGACCGAACACGTCCTGCTGATTAACAGCGGGATTGCGCGCGGCATTGGCCTGCTGCTGTCTGACCGCGAGGTGCGCCCCGGTCCCCAGACCCCCGGCGAACTGACGCCGGACGGCCGCCGCGTGGCGCCTCCCCACACCCGTCCCAGTGAAGCCGGCGTGGCCTGGGCCGAGTGGCCAGACCGCTGGGCACAGGGCCGCGCTGCGCTGGACACGGTGACTGCTGACCTGCGCGCCACGCCGGGCCGCACCCTCTGGCATCCTTTTTTTGGCGAGCTGGACGCCCTGGACTGGGTGAGGATGGTGACCGCCCACCTGTACCAGCACCGCCGCGCCCTGGAACGGAGTGCCGGCGCGTGA
- a CDS encoding ComF family protein, which translates to MSGPLLARLGQLGRALLPRPCPGCGAQLGTQAGLCAACRAALRARVEHFSPLRPRPEAHLLTLGPYSGARRRAVRALKYAQVRELAGVLGSALAAGVPAEWAVQAVVPVPLHPSRQRERGFNQAELLARTLATGLGVPCVNALRRTQAGAQQARRRAAEREDLRGAFERGSAMLPPGAVLLVDDVFTTGQTGLACQEALLASGVQAVYMAVVAR; encoded by the coding sequence ATGAGTGGACCACTGCTGGCCCGGCTGGGGCAACTGGGCCGTGCCTTGCTGCCCCGCCCCTGCCCCGGCTGCGGCGCGCAACTGGGAACGCAGGCGGGTCTCTGTGCAGCGTGCCGCGCGGCCCTGCGCGCACGTGTGGAGCATTTCAGCCCCCTGCGCCCACGTCCCGAGGCGCATCTACTGACGCTGGGGCCGTATTCGGGGGCCCGCCGGCGTGCGGTGAGGGCACTGAAATACGCCCAGGTGCGCGAACTGGCCGGGGTACTAGGGTCCGCCCTGGCTGCTGGCGTGCCCGCCGAGTGGGCGGTGCAGGCGGTGGTGCCGGTGCCGCTGCATCCCAGCCGTCAACGCGAGCGCGGTTTTAACCAAGCCGAACTGCTGGCCCGCACTCTGGCCACGGGGCTGGGAGTGCCGTGCGTGAACGCCCTGCGCCGCACGCAGGCAGGCGCCCAGCAGGCCCGCCGCCGCGCCGCCGAACGGGAAGACCTCCGGGGGGCTTTTGAGCGGGGTTCTGCCATGTTGCCGCCAGGCGCGGTGCTCTTGGTGGACGACGTGTTTACCACCGGTCAAACAGGCCTGGCTTGCCAGGAAGCGCTGCTGGCCTCTGGCGTACAGGCGGTGTATATGGCCGTGGTGGCCAGATGA
- a CDS encoding DUF1684 domain-containing protein, which produces MTAYADALLDFRRRKDEHFAAGNGPVDAATFRGLSYFAPDEAWAFTLPLTQLPQDASAEFPLETNTGEVRVMARYGEVTVPLPGGQHTLLVFAPLGEEAPARVFLPFRDATSGTETYGAGRYLDAPLDQQLGGDGPLIRVDFNLAYHPYCAYSPQWTCPLPPRENWLSEAVPVGEKL; this is translated from the coding sequence GTGACCGCCTACGCGGACGCCCTGCTGGACTTTCGCCGCCGCAAGGATGAGCATTTTGCCGCTGGCAACGGCCCCGTGGACGCAGCGACCTTTCGCGGCCTGAGCTACTTTGCGCCCGATGAAGCGTGGGCGTTTACCCTGCCGCTGACCCAGCTCCCCCAGGACGCCAGCGCCGAGTTTCCGCTGGAGACCAATACCGGCGAGGTGCGCGTGATGGCCCGCTACGGCGAGGTCACGGTGCCGCTGCCTGGCGGCCAGCACACCCTGCTGGTGTTCGCCCCCCTGGGCGAGGAGGCGCCGGCGCGCGTTTTCCTGCCATTCCGGGACGCCACCAGTGGCACTGAGACCTACGGCGCCGGGCGTTACCTGGACGCCCCGCTGGATCAGCAACTGGGCGGCGACGGCCCCCTGATCCGGGTGGATTTCAATCTGGCCTACCACCCCTACTGCGCCTACAGCCCGCAGTGGACCTGTCCCCTGCCGCCCCGCGAGAACTGGCTCAGTGAAGCCGTACCAGTCGGGGAAAAACTGTAG
- a CDS encoding RNA-binding S4 domain-containing protein — protein MTNEQDTMDLQDFLKLRGLVETGGEAKFRVQGGEVRLNGDIETRRRKKLRRGDVVEYAGQRVKVDW, from the coding sequence ATGACGAATGAACAGGACACCATGGACCTTCAGGATTTCCTGAAACTGCGCGGGCTGGTCGAAACGGGCGGCGAGGCCAAGTTCCGGGTGCAGGGCGGCGAGGTGCGCCTGAACGGCGACATCGAAACGCGCCGCCGCAAGAAGCTGCGCCGGGGCGACGTGGTGGAATACGCCGGGCAGCGCGTGAAGGTGGACTGGTAA